One window of the Alphaproteobacteria bacterium genome contains the following:
- a CDS encoding SUMF1/EgtB/PvdO family nonheme iron enzyme produces MNESEHTFERGLRKARARQARLYLFGLVALVLVVVAVAGVLISTNATRVTILPAEAEPAGTIDLAEGFGLTVGDAVYTVSRAPVLLVRSPGFRESVREIQSGEKGRRITVTLVPLPGRVVATTSLARNESRWSFDGRPVTVGPVLDIEGEAGPHVLAVDHPYFAKATRDIELVRGEITEIEIALEPVSGRLTIRSDPAGATVTIDGAGAGAAPIDRSLTGGEYRVTVTAPNRQPVEDVIRITNTRPQVIRNYRLPPLAATLRFGVTPAGGELLVDGRRVNPSESIDVSAGEDHTVVYILDGYSGVTRTVRLKPRETRTLEIALKPELGLVEIETKPPAQILVNGKARGAGRMSLRLPAVPTTIELRRPGYRGITRTVLPSAARPLAIRETLIPEATAKLAEAPRVYTNSAGIELVLFEPKDEFTMGAPRHEVGQRANEFERKVRLTRPFYAARHETTNGQMAMFRGSQGLAPNEPVSDVRWQDAAAFANWLSAKEGFKPFYDMSGGRLRGIDPKADGYRLLSEAEWEWLARKAGRPARSIFTWGDAATIPRGAGNIADESANGVARNFVPNYNDGHARIAPVASFAAEKSGLFDLTGNVSEWVHDWYSLEPPVKGSIATDPLGPSFGDSHVVKGSSWRSGTRTTLRAAYRDGLSTGRDDVGFRIGRYLHGETAPQ; encoded by the coding sequence ATGAACGAATCTGAGCACACGTTCGAACGGGGACTGCGCAAGGCGCGCGCACGGCAGGCCCGGCTTTATCTGTTCGGACTGGTGGCGCTGGTCCTGGTGGTTGTCGCGGTTGCAGGGGTTTTGATTTCCACCAACGCGACACGGGTGACGATCCTGCCCGCCGAGGCCGAACCGGCCGGGACCATCGATCTGGCCGAGGGGTTCGGGCTGACGGTGGGGGATGCGGTCTACACGGTATCGCGCGCACCGGTATTGCTGGTGCGGTCGCCGGGGTTCCGGGAGTCTGTGCGGGAAATTCAGTCGGGTGAGAAAGGCCGCCGGATCACGGTGACCCTGGTGCCGTTACCCGGCCGGGTCGTGGCGACGACATCGCTCGCGCGCAACGAGAGCCGCTGGTCGTTCGACGGGCGGCCGGTGACCGTTGGGCCCGTGCTCGATATCGAGGGCGAAGCGGGCCCCCATGTGCTGGCGGTGGATCACCCGTATTTCGCGAAGGCGACGCGGGACATCGAACTGGTGCGGGGCGAGATCACCGAGATTGAGATAGCGTTGGAACCAGTCTCGGGGCGGTTAACCATTCGCTCGGATCCTGCCGGCGCGACAGTGACGATTGATGGTGCCGGGGCGGGCGCGGCGCCGATCGACCGTTCGCTGACGGGCGGAGAGTACCGGGTCACGGTCACGGCACCGAACCGGCAACCGGTCGAGGACGTGATTCGAATCACCAACACCCGGCCGCAAGTGATTCGGAATTATCGGCTGCCGCCCCTTGCGGCGACGCTCCGGTTTGGCGTGACGCCCGCCGGAGGCGAGCTTCTGGTCGATGGCCGACGGGTCAATCCTTCGGAGAGTATCGATGTCAGCGCTGGGGAGGACCACACCGTCGTCTATATTCTTGACGGTTACAGCGGCGTGACCCGGACGGTGCGGCTCAAACCCCGCGAGACGCGGACCCTCGAGATTGCACTCAAACCCGAGTTGGGACTGGTGGAGATCGAGACCAAGCCGCCGGCGCAGATACTGGTGAACGGAAAGGCGCGCGGTGCGGGCCGTATGTCCCTGCGCCTGCCGGCGGTGCCGACGACCATCGAACTGCGTCGGCCGGGTTACCGTGGGATCACCCGCACCGTGCTGCCATCGGCGGCACGCCCGCTTGCGATCCGCGAGACGCTGATCCCCGAGGCAACGGCGAAACTGGCCGAGGCACCGCGCGTCTACACCAACAGCGCGGGGATCGAACTCGTGCTGTTCGAGCCCAAAGATGAATTCACGATGGGCGCGCCGCGCCACGAGGTCGGCCAGCGGGCCAACGAATTCGAGCGGAAAGTACGCCTGACCCGGCCGTTCTATGCGGCCAGGCATGAGACAACCAATGGCCAGATGGCGATGTTCAGGGGCAGCCAGGGACTGGCGCCGAACGAACCCGTGAGCGACGTGCGCTGGCAGGACGCGGCGGCCTTCGCCAACTGGCTGAGCGCAAAGGAGGGGTTCAAGCCGTTCTATGACATGTCCGGGGGGCGGTTGCGCGGGATCGATCCGAAGGCAGACGGATACCGGCTATTGAGCGAGGCGGAATGGGAATGGCTCGCGCGTAAGGCCGGTCGGCCGGCCCGGAGCATATTCACCTGGGGCGATGCGGCGACCATCCCGCGGGGCGCGGGTAACATTGCTGACGAATCCGCCAATGGTGTGGCCCGGAATTTCGTTCCCAATTACAATGACGGACATGCGCGGATCGCGCCCGTGGCAAGCTTCGCGGCCGAGAAATCCGGGCTTTTCGACCTGACGGGGAATGTCAGCGAATGGGTCCATGACTGGTACTCGCTGGAGCCGCCCGTGAAAGGCTCCATCGCGACCGATCCGCTCGGGCCATCCTTCGGCGACTCCCATGTGGTCAAGGGATCGAGTTGGCGATCGGGTACGCGCACTACCTTACGCGCGGCCTACCGGGACGGCCTGTCCACCGGGCGGGACGACGTCGGATTCAGAATAGGGAGATACCTCCATGGTGAAACAGCGCCACAGTAA
- the rpsU gene encoding 30S ribosomal protein S21: protein MVQVVVRDNNVDQALKALKKKMQREGVFREMKLRRSYEKPSEKRAREKAEAVRRARKLARKRKEREGF, encoded by the coding sequence ATCGTCCAGGTCGTAGTTAGAGACAATAATGTCGACCAGGCGCTGAAAGCGCTGAAGAAGAAGATGCAGCGCGAAGGCGTATTTCGCGAGATGAAGCTCCGTCGCTCATATGAGAAGCCGTCGGAAAAGCGTGCTCGTGAGAAGGCGGAAGCGGTTCGCCGGGCTCGGAAGCTCGCGCGCAAGCGCAAGGAACGCGAAGGCTTCTAG
- a CDS encoding NAD(P)(+) transhydrogenase (Re/Si-specific) subunit beta produces the protein MPASLTAFAYLVASVCFIMALRGLSSPKTARMGNIYGVTGMVIAILTTLTLPSVTSFGTIALGIAIGGGLGAIIALKIAMTALPQLVAAFHSLVGLAAVFVAGAAFFSPEAYGIGTVGDIHTGSLIEMSIGTAIGAITFTGSIIAFGKLQGILPGKPLVFPGQHMLNLGLGIALVVCVIWLTVAQSDSAFWVIVAISLVLGVLIIVPIGGADMPVVVSMLNSYSGWAAAGIGFTLANPALIIVGALVGSSGAILSYVMCKGMNRSFFNVILGGFGGETATPGMEDLGDRTVRQGAADDAAFIMEQATKVIIVPGYGMAVAQAQHALAEMAQVLEEKGVDVRYAIHPVAGRMPGHMNVLLAEASVPYDVVFELDEINSDFSSTDVAFVIGANDITNPAAKTDKSSPIYGMPVLNVEEAGTVLFIKRSLASGYAGVDNPLFYEDNTMMLFADAKKMCEDIVKALKGGGH, from the coding sequence ATGCCAGCTTCACTCACAGCATTTGCATATCTGGTCGCCAGCGTCTGTTTCATCATGGCGCTGCGCGGGCTCAGCTCGCCGAAGACCGCCCGGATGGGCAATATCTATGGCGTCACGGGGATGGTCATCGCCATCCTCACCACCCTGACCCTGCCCAGTGTGACCTCCTTCGGGACCATCGCCCTCGGGATCGCGATTGGCGGCGGCCTCGGTGCGATTATCGCGCTGAAGATCGCCATGACGGCGCTGCCGCAGCTTGTCGCCGCATTCCATTCGCTGGTCGGCCTCGCCGCGGTGTTTGTCGCCGGGGCGGCTTTCTTCTCGCCCGAGGCTTACGGGATCGGCACCGTCGGCGATATCCACACGGGAAGCCTGATCGAGATGTCGATCGGCACGGCCATCGGCGCGATCACCTTCACGGGCTCGATTATCGCCTTCGGCAAGCTGCAGGGGATCCTGCCGGGCAAGCCGCTGGTCTTCCCGGGCCAGCACATGCTCAATCTGGGGCTCGGCATCGCGCTGGTGGTCTGCGTGATCTGGTTGACCGTCGCCCAGTCCGACTCGGCCTTCTGGGTCATCGTCGCGATCTCGCTGGTGCTCGGTGTCCTGATCATCGTGCCGATCGGCGGCGCCGACATGCCGGTCGTCGTGTCGATGCTGAACTCCTATTCCGGCTGGGCGGCCGCGGGCATCGGTTTCACCCTGGCCAATCCGGCGCTGATTATCGTCGGCGCGCTGGTGGGTTCCTCCGGCGCGATCCTGAGTTACGTCATGTGCAAGGGCATGAATCGGTCCTTCTTCAACGTGATCCTGGGCGGGTTCGGCGGCGAGACCGCGACGCCGGGCATGGAAGACCTCGGCGACCGCACGGTCCGCCAGGGCGCCGCGGACGATGCGGCCTTCATCATGGAGCAGGCAACGAAGGTCATCATCGTGCCGGGTTACGGCATGGCCGTGGCCCAGGCCCAGCACGCGTTGGCCGAGATGGCGCAGGTCCTCGAGGAAAAGGGCGTGGATGTGCGTTACGCCATTCACCCCGTAGCCGGGCGTATGCCGGGCCACATGAATGTGCTGCTGGCCGAGGCGAGTGTGCCTTATGACGTCGTGTTCGAACTCGACGAGATCAACTCGGACTTCTCCTCGACCGACGTGGCCTTCGTGATCGGCGCGAACGACATCACCAACCCGGCGGCGAAGACCGACAAGTCCAGCCCGATCTACGGGATGCCGGTCCTCAACGTGGAGGAGGCGGGCACGGTGCTGTTCATCAAGCGCTCGCTGGCCTCGGGTTATGCCGGTGTCGACAATCCGCTCTTCTACGAAGACAACACGATGATGCTGTTCGCCGATGCGAAGAAAATGTGTGAGGACATCGTCAAGGCGCTGAAGGGCGGCGGCCACTAG
- a CDS encoding NAD(P) transhydrogenase subunit alpha — MDPSTLAENAAQLANDAQGIAERAGALAQDATQLALSQTAAGGDPFVFLFTVFVLACFVGYYVVWSVTPALHSPLMAVTNAISSVIIVGALIAAGPGEWNISKTFGFIAVILASVNIFGGFIVTQRMLSMFRAKK; from the coding sequence ATGGATCCTTCGACCCTAGCTGAAAACGCCGCCCAACTGGCCAACGACGCGCAGGGCATTGCCGAGCGCGCCGGTGCGCTGGCGCAGGACGCGACGCAACTCGCCCTGTCCCAGACGGCCGCCGGCGGCGATCCGTTCGTGTTCCTGTTTACCGTGTTCGTGCTGGCCTGTTTCGTCGGCTACTACGTGGTGTGGAGCGTCACCCCGGCGCTGCATTCGCCGCTGATGGCCGTCACCAACGCCATCTCGTCGGTGATCATCGTCGGCGCGCTGATCGCGGCCGGGCCGGGTGAGTGGAACATTTCCAAGACTTTCGGGTTCATCGCCGTGATTCTCGCGTCGGTGAACATATTTGGCGGGTTTATCGTGACGCAGCGTATGCTCTCGATGTTCCGCGCGAAAAAGTAG
- a CDS encoding Re/Si-specific NAD(P)(+) transhydrogenase subunit alpha, whose protein sequence is MKIAIAKERRPHERRVAATPDTIKRYLQWGFDVSVESGAGEAAAIPDAAYTEAGATVESTRAETLAGADIVLKVQRPRTQADGGEDGLSDIPNGAMLIALHNPYGDPIGVEEYAKHNIVAFAMEMLPRISRAQSMDVLSSQSNLSGYKAVIDGAANYGRGMPMLMTAAGRINPAKVFVMGAGVAGLQAIATARRMGAIVSATDVRMAAKEEVASLGASFVMVEPDEGDTGQTTGGYAKEMSDDYKRRQAELIADHIKNQDIVITTALIPGRKAPVLVNDDMVASMRAGSVIVDLAAEQGGNCTQTKPGEKHVTDNGVIILAELNLPSQLAADTSALYARNLQNFIELLVDKDEKKIAIDWEDEIIVGTCLTRDGKIVHPALQPKDETPPAPEPAPADDTDADDAADNEETSSEPGA, encoded by the coding sequence ATGAAGATCGCGATTGCAAAGGAACGCCGCCCGCACGAACGCCGCGTGGCCGCAACCCCAGATACGATCAAACGCTACCTGCAATGGGGATTCGATGTGAGCGTCGAGTCCGGCGCCGGCGAGGCGGCAGCGATTCCCGACGCCGCCTATACCGAGGCCGGCGCGACTGTCGAGTCCACCCGCGCCGAAACGCTGGCGGGCGCCGATATCGTGCTCAAGGTACAGCGCCCGCGCACCCAGGCGGATGGCGGCGAGGACGGTCTCTCTGACATCCCGAACGGGGCGATGCTGATCGCGTTGCACAACCCGTATGGTGACCCGATCGGCGTCGAGGAATATGCGAAGCACAACATCGTGGCGTTTGCCATGGAGATGCTGCCGCGCATCAGCCGCGCCCAGTCGATGGACGTGCTGAGTTCCCAGTCGAACCTGTCAGGCTACAAGGCCGTGATTGACGGCGCGGCGAATTATGGTCGCGGCATGCCGATGCTGATGACGGCCGCGGGTCGAATCAACCCGGCCAAGGTGTTTGTGATGGGTGCCGGCGTGGCCGGCCTCCAGGCCATCGCCACGGCGCGCCGCATGGGCGCCATCGTGTCGGCCACCGACGTGCGCATGGCCGCCAAGGAAGAAGTGGCGAGCCTCGGCGCGTCCTTCGTGATGGTCGAGCCCGACGAGGGCGATACCGGACAGACCACCGGCGGCTACGCCAAGGAAATGTCCGACGATTACAAGCGCCGCCAGGCCGAACTGATCGCCGATCACATCAAGAATCAGGACATCGTCATCACGACGGCGCTGATCCCGGGGCGCAAGGCACCGGTGCTGGTCAATGACGACATGGTCGCCTCGATGAGAGCCGGTTCGGTGATTGTCGATCTCGCGGCGGAACAGGGCGGCAACTGCACCCAGACCAAGCCGGGCGAGAAGCATGTCACCGACAACGGCGTGATCATCCTGGCCGAACTCAACCTGCCGTCGCAGCTCGCGGCAGACACGTCTGCGCTGTATGCACGCAACCTGCAGAACTTTATCGAATTGCTGGTCGACAAGGACGAGAAGAAGATCGCCATCGACTGGGAAGACGAGATCATCGTCGGCACCTGCCTGACGCGCGACGGCAAGATCGTGCACCCGGCCCTGCAGCCGAAAGACGAAACGCCGCCCGCCCCGGAGCCCGCGCCAGCGGACGACACGGACGCGGACGACGCGGCGGATAACGAAGAAACCTCATCCGAGCCGGGAGCCTGA
- a CDS encoding cupin domain-containing protein has protein sequence MPDNVILKFDEIQPLERGGGVASTPLVIPLVRPDAAFTTGVSSFPVGQAAPLHKHNCDEQVTILSGRAEVEIDGETTELKAYDTTYVNAGVEHCFRNIGDEPMVILWIYGSNKVTRTFAGTDKEVEHLSAADLLAR, from the coding sequence ATGCCCGACAACGTCATCCTGAAATTTGACGAGATCCAGCCCCTTGAACGCGGTGGCGGTGTCGCCAGTACGCCGCTGGTCATCCCGCTTGTGCGTCCGGATGCGGCCTTTACCACCGGCGTCAGTTCTTTCCCGGTCGGCCAGGCCGCACCACTCCACAAACATAATTGCGACGAACAGGTCACGATCCTGTCGGGCCGCGCCGAGGTCGAAATCGACGGCGAGACGACCGAACTGAAGGCGTATGACACGACCTATGTGAATGCAGGGGTCGAACATTGCTTCCGCAATATCGGCGACGAACCGATGGTGATCCTGTGGATTTACGGTTCCAACAAGGTCACGCGCACATTTGCCGGAACCGATAAGGAAGTCGAACATCTGTCCGCGGCGGACTTGCTGGCGCGCTGA
- a CDS encoding multidrug effflux MFS transporter, with protein sequence MISSSAIAYNLFLPSIPDIGRAFDVPSTTVQGSLIAFLVPYAIAQLFYGGVSDRFGRRPTLLWGLAIYTVASLVCASSTSMTMLIIARIAQGIGAAGSMVMVRSIVRDLYDRKQSARALAIISTVMVFAPATAPAIGGYLHTQFGWQASFIFLGLMGAALFIYCALRMAETNVVQGADLLGNIRALARGYRVLIGERTFVAYSLNIGFLASGMFAWFAGVPVVLIDNYGVAPDRFGYLMLTGTLGAFFGYASAIWLTGKLGVNRMIVLGTFIALLGATLYLALPLAGVLTPLAAIAPMSLFGIGLAIAFPNVMAAAVSVRPDYAGTAASINGLVQYGTAALATLLVGALSSATHLPLAWVIFGTQSLAMVAAWVGWRGRPAE encoded by the coding sequence CTGATTTCCAGCAGCGCGATTGCCTATAATCTCTTCCTGCCGTCGATCCCCGATATCGGGCGGGCCTTCGATGTTCCCTCGACCACGGTGCAGGGCTCGCTGATCGCGTTCCTGGTTCCCTACGCGATCGCGCAACTCTTCTACGGCGGCGTGTCGGACCGCTTCGGGCGACGCCCCACCCTGCTCTGGGGTCTCGCCATCTATACGGTCGCCAGCCTCGTTTGCGCGAGTTCGACCTCGATGACGATGCTGATTATCGCGCGCATCGCGCAGGGTATCGGGGCCGCCGGATCGATGGTGATGGTCCGTTCGATCGTCCGCGACCTGTACGACCGCAAACAATCCGCCCGCGCGCTGGCCATCATCTCGACGGTCATGGTCTTCGCGCCCGCGACCGCACCGGCCATCGGCGGTTATCTGCACACCCAGTTCGGCTGGCAGGCGTCGTTCATTTTCCTCGGCCTGATGGGCGCCGCCCTGTTCATCTATTGCGCGCTGCGCATGGCGGAAACCAATGTTGTCCAGGGTGCAGACCTGCTCGGCAACATCCGCGCGCTCGCACGCGGTTATCGGGTGCTGATCGGCGAGCGGACTTTCGTTGCCTACAGCCTCAACATCGGCTTTCTCGCCAGCGGCATGTTCGCCTGGTTTGCCGGCGTCCCTGTCGTCCTGATCGACAATTACGGCGTCGCCCCGGACCGGTTCGGCTATCTCATGCTCACTGGCACCCTGGGGGCCTTCTTCGGCTATGCCAGCGCCATCTGGCTCACCGGCAAGCTCGGCGTGAATCGGATGATCGTGCTGGGCACCTTCATCGCCTTGCTCGGCGCCACACTGTATCTGGCGTTGCCACTTGCCGGTGTGCTCACGCCGCTGGCCGCAATCGCACCCATGTCTCTGTTCGGCATCGGCCTGGCCATCGCCTTCCCCAATGTCATGGCGGCGGCTGTCAGCGTGCGGCCCGACTATGCGGGCACGGCCGCCTCGATCAACGGGCTGGTGCAATACGGAACCGCCGCGCTCGCCACATTGCTGGTCGGCGCGCTCTCAAGCGCCACCCATTTGCCGTTGGCCTGGGTGATCTTCGGCACCCAGTCACTCGCCATGGTCGCCGCGTGGGTGGGCTGGCGGGGCCGCCCGGCGGAATAG
- a CDS encoding 2-oxoglutarate and iron-dependent oxygenase domain-containing protein, which produces MNTKSAPKIFDYRDVDKADEFEDIPVLDMGPYLAGEPGAAEELAANIRFIQETIGFYVVINHGLDSKLVDDAYAALQDFFLLSSEEKAAYKFDETSVGYIAPKSTVYVTSKINKNTKQDLNETLVLALERPDDHPYVRDGVRFTGPNKWPDIDGFRAPMVRYQNACADLGRKMVPLYALALDKPADFFDKYFEEPIMWTRNAHYPAVEPEENQFGISPHSDHSFLTILPLTKVGGLQVLTRQGNWLPAAYIEDALVINTGEFLNLWSNGRFIASPHRVIPPAEDRISMATFFDAAPETIADPADFAEPGEELKYEPISQIDYVSWYIDRNYSSKAGGKAEGIDPDAA; this is translated from the coding sequence ATGAACACAAAGAGCGCACCGAAGATTTTCGACTACCGCGATGTAGACAAAGCCGACGAGTTCGAGGACATCCCGGTCCTCGATATGGGGCCGTATCTCGCCGGCGAGCCCGGCGCGGCGGAAGAACTCGCGGCCAATATCCGGTTCATCCAGGAAACGATCGGCTTCTACGTCGTCATCAATCACGGGCTCGACAGCAAACTTGTCGACGACGCCTATGCCGCGCTGCAGGACTTCTTCCTGTTGTCGTCGGAAGAAAAGGCCGCTTACAAGTTCGACGAGACTTCGGTCGGCTACATCGCGCCGAAATCCACGGTCTATGTCACCTCGAAGATCAACAAGAACACCAAGCAGGATCTGAACGAGACCCTCGTGCTGGCACTCGAACGCCCCGATGACCACCCCTATGTCCGCGACGGCGTCCGCTTCACCGGCCCGAATAAATGGCCGGACATCGATGGCTTCCGGGCGCCGATGGTGCGCTACCAGAACGCCTGCGCCGACCTGGGTCGCAAGATGGTCCCGCTCTATGCGCTCGCGCTCGACAAGCCCGCCGACTTCTTCGACAAGTATTTCGAGGAGCCGATCATGTGGACACGCAACGCCCACTATCCGGCCGTCGAACCCGAAGAGAACCAGTTCGGCATCTCGCCCCACAGCGACCACTCGTTCCTGACGATCCTGCCGCTGACGAAGGTCGGCGGCCTGCAGGTACTCACGCGCCAGGGCAACTGGCTCCCGGCCGCCTATATCGAAGACGCGCTCGTCATCAACACGGGCGAGTTCCTGAACCTCTGGTCGAACGGCCGCTTTATCGCCTCGCCCCATCGGGTGATCCCGCCCGCGGAAGATCGCATCTCCATGGCGACATTCTTCGATGCCGCGCCCGAGACGATCGCCGACCCGGCGGATTTCGCCGAACCGGGCGAGGAACTGAAATACGAACCGATCAGCCAGATCGACTATGTCAGCTGGTATATCGACCGGAACTATTCGTCGAAGGCCGGCGGCAAGGCCGAGGGCATCGACCCCGACGCCGCCTGA
- a CDS encoding TetR/AcrR family transcriptional regulator → MAVSAKTSGNPKRQRFAPAEREQLIIDGAIQFFAEVGFSGQTRELAQRLGITQPLLYRYFPTKQDLIERVYDEVFIGRWKTSWEALIDDRAMPLRERLIDFYDAYASEALTYEWIRIYMFAGLAGEDINRRYIDLLESRLLIPICTEIRATAGAPDPDEVPISDLEIEAAWNIHAAIFYYFVRKFIYRSPVESDLAAYISDTVDRTLDGALAVTRKTVA, encoded by the coding sequence ATGGCCGTATCGGCGAAGACATCCGGCAATCCGAAACGCCAGCGTTTCGCACCCGCAGAACGCGAGCAGCTCATCATCGACGGCGCCATCCAGTTCTTCGCCGAAGTGGGTTTCTCCGGCCAGACGCGGGAACTCGCCCAGAGGCTCGGCATCACCCAGCCCCTGCTCTACCGGTACTTCCCGACCAAGCAGGATCTGATTGAGCGGGTCTATGACGAGGTCTTCATCGGCCGCTGGAAGACCTCCTGGGAAGCGCTGATCGACGACCGCGCGATGCCCTTGCGCGAACGATTAATCGATTTCTACGACGCCTATGCCAGCGAAGCGCTGACCTATGAATGGATTCGAATTTACATGTTCGCCGGGCTCGCGGGTGAGGACATCAACCGGCGCTATATCGACCTTCTGGAAAGCCGGCTGCTGATTCCGATCTGTACCGAAATCCGCGCGACGGCAGGCGCGCCGGATCCGGACGAGGTGCCGATCTCCGATCTCGAGATCGAAGCCGCGTGGAATATTCACGCCGCGATTTTCTACTATTTCGTGCGCAAGTTCATCTATCGCTCACCGGTCGAGTCCGATCTCGCGGCATATATCTCCGACACGGTCGATCGCACCCTTGACGGCGCGCTGGCCGTGACGCGGAAGACCGTCGCCTGA
- a CDS encoding TlpA disulfide reductase family protein: MLDRRAFIAAAAGLPVALLAGTPAYATTLDAGLKSNLKSLQVIRGPVTDGNFDGRPVLVTFWASWCPPCRAEMGELANYISDNGNKVSMIAVNWMENFAGPVSQSRLRRFVDVIHPDISVVVGNRALSEALGGIFAVPAVVVFDGQGREAFKLGGGRGEIGRFFITERRLIGIVNGMS; the protein is encoded by the coding sequence ATGCTTGATCGACGCGCATTCATCGCCGCCGCCGCCGGGTTACCGGTCGCGCTGCTCGCGGGAACGCCGGCTTACGCCACCACGCTCGACGCCGGGCTGAAGTCCAATCTGAAAAGCCTGCAGGTCATACGCGGCCCGGTCACAGACGGAAATTTCGATGGCCGACCGGTGCTCGTCACCTTCTGGGCGAGCTGGTGCCCGCCCTGTCGTGCGGAGATGGGCGAGCTTGCCAACTATATTTCCGACAATGGCAACAAGGTCAGCATGATCGCGGTGAACTGGATGGAGAATTTTGCCGGGCCGGTCAGCCAGTCGCGCCTGCGCCGTTTCGTGGATGTCATTCATCCGGACATATCGGTCGTCGTCGGCAACCGGGCCCTGAGCGAGGCACTCGGTGGCATCTTCGCCGTCCCCGCCGTGGTCGTGTTCGACGGGCAGGGCCGTGAGGCGTTCAAGCTCGGTGGCGGGCGTGGCGAGATCGGTCGCTTCTTCATCACCGAGCGTCGGCTGATCGGGATCGTGAACGGCATGTCCTAG
- a CDS encoding AarF/ABC1/UbiB kinase family protein: MADDERPTVRGQVGRYGRVGAAVGGAAVRMAGQRYLGRPADPERNAADLKAALGGLKGPLMKAAQILATIPDALPADYARELSELQANAPAMGWPFVRRRMAAELGDDWRDKFAEFDRTASRAASLGQVHKAVSHDGAALACKLQYPDMASTVAADLNQLKLVFSLYRRYDSAIDPSQIHAELAERLTEELDYRREARHTKLYGAMLADEPGVHLPRVDDTLSSGRLLTTGWLEGQPMAAFAETVDPEIREAAALNMFRAWYVPFYGYGVIHGDPHLGNYTVNDDATINLYDFGCIRVFPPAFVRGVIELYHALREDDRDRAAHAYESWGFENISNELLDALNIWAGFLYRPLMEDKVQRIQESESGLYGANIAHEVQAKLRELGGVTPPREFVLMDRAAVGLGAVFLRLRAELNWHRVFHELIDSFDIDGLADRQAAMLTAHELDPPE, from the coding sequence ATGGCGGATGATGAGCGGCCGACCGTTCGCGGGCAGGTCGGCCGCTACGGTCGGGTCGGCGCCGCGGTGGGTGGTGCGGCGGTTCGCATGGCCGGGCAGCGCTATCTCGGCCGCCCGGCGGACCCCGAACGCAATGCGGCCGATCTGAAGGCGGCGCTGGGCGGCCTGAAAGGCCCGCTCATGAAGGCCGCGCAGATTCTGGCGACCATCCCCGATGCCCTGCCTGCCGACTATGCGCGCGAGCTTTCCGAACTTCAGGCCAATGCGCCGGCCATGGGCTGGCCGTTCGTGCGCCGGCGTATGGCGGCCGAGCTCGGCGATGACTGGCGCGACAAGTTCGCTGAATTTGACCGCACGGCGTCGCGCGCGGCGTCGCTTGGACAGGTACACAAAGCGGTCAGCCATGACGGCGCCGCACTCGCCTGCAAGCTTCAATATCCCGATATGGCCTCGACCGTCGCGGCGGATCTGAATCAGCTCAAGCTCGTCTTCTCGCTGTACCGCCGCTACGATTCTGCGATCGACCCCAGCCAGATTCACGCCGAACTCGCCGAGCGTCTGACCGAGGAACTCGATTACCGGCGCGAGGCGCGGCACACGAAGCTATACGGCGCGATGCTGGCGGACGAGCCGGGAGTTCATTTGCCGCGGGTCGACGACACGCTTTCCAGCGGCCGCCTGCTCACGACGGGCTGGCTTGAGGGGCAGCCCATGGCGGCTTTTGCCGAAACGGTGGATCCCGAGATACGCGAGGCCGCCGCGCTCAACATGTTCCGCGCCTGGTATGTGCCCTTCTACGGCTATGGCGTGATCCACGGCGATCCCCATCTGGGCAACTACACCGTGAACGATGATGCGACGATCAACCTCTATGATTTCGGCTGCATCCGGGTCTTCCCGCCGGCCTTCGTCCGCGGTGTGATCGAGCTCTATCACGCCCTGCGCGAGGACGACCGGGACCGGGCGGCACATGCCTATGAAAGCTGGGGGTTCGAGAATATTTCCAACGAACTTCTTGACGCGCTCAACATCTGGGCCGGGTTTCTCTACCGCCCGCTGATGGAAGACAAGGTGCAGCGCATCCAGGAATCGGAATCCGGGCTCTACGGCGCCAACATTGCCCATGAGGTTCAGGCGAAATTACGCGAGCTGGGCGGGGTGACGCCGCCGCGCGAGTTCGTCCTGATGGACCGGGCCGCCGTCGGGCTGGGGGCGGTGTTCCTGCGGCTGCGGGCGGAGCTGAACTGGCACCGGGTATTCCATGAGCTGATCGACAGCTTCGACATTGACGGCCTCGCCGACCGCCAGGCCGCGATGCTGACGGCGCACGAACTTGACCCGCCCGAGTAG